A genome region from Sphingobium sp. WTD-1 includes the following:
- a CDS encoding ATP-binding protein, whose translation MNDALLTRIAEALERLAPPPASSADLAAAPAYVWDGVAICAVDMFDPVDYDLLTGIDAQKSALLDNSRRHAAGHAAHDVLLWGARGTGKSATVASVVGKLQAEGQDIALLQCAIDELASLPALFTLLRSTTRPFILFLDDLGFDEGVGDARALRSLLQGGTAARPANVRLYVTSNRRHIVPRNLSEQDDPINPRDVVDDKMALSDRFGLSLGFHALDQDAYVAIVEGYAQALGLSVEPLDAIQWATQRGSRSGRVAWQYVVELAGRHGLSV comes from the coding sequence ATGAACGACGCCCTGCTGACCCGTATCGCCGAAGCGCTGGAACGGCTCGCGCCGCCGCCGGCTTCCTCTGCCGACCTTGCGGCTGCTCCTGCCTATGTGTGGGACGGGGTGGCGATCTGCGCGGTGGATATGTTCGACCCGGTGGATTATGATCTGCTGACCGGCATCGATGCGCAGAAGAGCGCGCTGCTGGACAATAGCCGCCGCCACGCCGCCGGCCATGCCGCGCATGACGTGCTGCTGTGGGGCGCGCGCGGCACCGGCAAGTCGGCTACCGTCGCATCCGTGGTGGGCAAGCTGCAGGCGGAAGGGCAGGACATCGCCTTGCTGCAATGCGCGATCGACGAACTGGCCAGCCTGCCGGCGCTCTTCACCCTGCTGCGCAGCACGACCCGGCCCTTCATCCTCTTCCTTGACGATCTGGGCTTTGACGAGGGCGTGGGCGATGCCCGTGCGCTGCGCTCGCTGCTTCAGGGCGGCACCGCCGCGCGTCCGGCCAATGTCCGCCTTTATGTGACGTCCAACCGCCGCCATATCGTGCCGCGCAACCTGTCGGAACAGGACGATCCGATCAATCCGCGCGATGTGGTCGATGACAAGATGGCGCTTTCGGACCGGTTCGGCCTCAGCCTCGGCTTCCATGCGCTCGACCAGGACGCCTATGTCGCCATTGTCGAGGGCTATGCCCAGGCGCTGGGCCTCAGCGTCGAGCCGCTCGACGCGATCCAGTGGGCAACGCAGCGCGGCAGCCGCTCGGGCCGCGTTGCCTGGCAATATGTGGTCGAACTCGCCGGCCGTCACGGCCTCTCGGTCTGA
- a CDS encoding NlpC/P60 family protein, whose protein sequence is MTGQINTARSAPPKRTRFKLDGRSVALDHRVHAARGDLADISLAGVLFSAHYARAVELTCVAPGAPILSQPSHTAEAVSELLRGESFHALDVTTDWAWGFCGHDGYVGYIRRDALDVKEAASHRIVNQSAPLFSRADIKAPIADHWPLGARFGGETEDSFLATGDGFIHGRHAAPLDSPESDWVAVAQRYLGQPYVWGGRGHRGIDCSGLVQVALGECGIAVPRDTDLQCEGIGAPIEASAPLQRGDLIFFPGHVGIMADATHMLHANAHWMAVVVEPLADVVARLAPDHEQPIIARRRIAL, encoded by the coding sequence ATGACAGGCCAGATCAACACCGCGCGGAGCGCACCGCCTAAAAGAACCCGGTTCAAGCTGGACGGCAGATCCGTCGCGCTCGACCACCGCGTGCATGCGGCGCGTGGCGACCTTGCGGATATCTCGCTCGCCGGCGTGCTCTTTTCCGCCCATTATGCCCGCGCGGTCGAACTGACCTGCGTGGCGCCCGGTGCGCCGATCCTGTCCCAGCCCTCGCACACGGCCGAGGCGGTGAGCGAATTGCTGCGCGGTGAAAGCTTCCATGCGCTCGACGTCACGACCGACTGGGCCTGGGGCTTTTGCGGGCATGACGGCTATGTCGGCTATATCCGCCGCGACGCGCTGGACGTGAAGGAGGCGGCCAGCCACCGCATCGTCAACCAGAGCGCGCCGCTGTTCAGCCGCGCCGACATCAAGGCGCCGATCGCCGATCACTGGCCGCTGGGCGCCCGCTTCGGCGGCGAGACCGAGGACAGCTTCCTCGCGACCGGCGACGGCTTCATCCATGGCCGCCATGCCGCCCCGCTCGACTCGCCGGAAAGCGACTGGGTCGCGGTGGCGCAGCGCTATCTGGGCCAGCCCTATGTCTGGGGCGGCCGTGGCCATCGCGGCATCGACTGTTCGGGCCTGGTGCAGGTCGCGCTGGGTGAATGCGGCATCGCCGTGCCGCGCGACACCGACCTGCAGTGCGAGGGCATTGGCGCGCCGATCGAGGCGAGCGCGCCGTTGCAGCGCGGCGACCTGATCTTCTTCCCCGGCCATGTCGGGATCATGGCCGACGCCACCCATATGCTGCACGCCAACGCCCATTGGATGGCCGTGGTGGTCGAGCCGCTGGCCGATGTCGTCGCCCGGCTGGCGCCCGACCATGAACAGCCGATCATCGCGCGGCGGAGGATTGCCCTGTGA
- the argC gene encoding N-acetyl-gamma-glutamyl-phosphate reductase, translating to MTTKIFIDGGHGTTGIEIADRLADRSELSLITVDEKDRRNMAARRDALNAADIVILCLPDDAARESVSMIDNDRTRVIDASTAHRVADGWTYGFPELEPGHRERLANSRFVANPGCWPTGFLGLVRPLVLAGLLPADWPVTVSGASGYSGGGKAMIAEYECTDGAPTAFRAYGLSLAHKHVPEMTRYSGLAHPPLFAPAVANAYRGMLVEVPLQLRAMPGTPAPANIHAALAAAYEGSPIVSVTPLADSEAMAQIEVEHVGATDRLSLSVFGNAQSGQARLVATLDNLGKGAAGAAVQNLNILAGLPETAGLRL from the coding sequence GTGACCACGAAGATCTTCATCGACGGCGGCCATGGCACCACCGGCATCGAGATTGCCGATCGCCTGGCCGACCGGTCCGAACTGTCGCTGATCACGGTCGACGAGAAGGATCGCCGCAACATGGCGGCCCGGCGCGACGCGCTGAACGCGGCCGACATCGTGATCCTGTGCCTGCCCGACGATGCCGCGCGCGAATCCGTGTCGATGATCGACAATGACCGCACCCGCGTGATCGACGCATCGACCGCGCACCGCGTCGCCGACGGCTGGACCTATGGCTTCCCCGAACTGGAGCCGGGCCATCGCGAGCGGCTGGCCAACAGCCGCTTCGTTGCCAATCCCGGCTGCTGGCCGACCGGCTTCCTGGGTCTGGTCCGTCCGCTGGTGCTGGCCGGCCTGCTGCCGGCAGACTGGCCGGTGACGGTGTCGGGTGCATCGGGCTATTCGGGCGGCGGCAAGGCGATGATCGCCGAATATGAGTGCACTGACGGTGCGCCGACCGCCTTCCGCGCCTATGGCCTGAGCCTGGCGCACAAGCATGTGCCGGAAATGACCCGCTATTCGGGCCTGGCTCATCCGCCGCTGTTCGCGCCGGCCGTCGCCAACGCCTATCGTGGCATGCTGGTGGAAGTGCCGCTGCAACTGCGCGCCATGCCCGGCACGCCAGCCCCGGCGAACATCCACGCCGCGCTGGCCGCCGCTTATGAAGGGTCGCCGATCGTCAGCGTGACGCCGCTGGCCGACAGCGAAGCCATGGCACAGATCGAGGTCGAGCATGTCGGCGCGACCGACCGCCTGTCGCTGTCGGTGTTCGGCAATGCGCAGAGCGGCCAGGCCCGCCTGGTCGCCACGCTCGACAATCTGGGCAAGGGCGCTGCGGGCGCCGCCGTGCAGAATCTCAACATCCTGGCCGGCCTGCCGGAAACGGCCGGCCTGCGGCTCTAA
- a CDS encoding sorbosone dehydrogenase family protein: protein MKKHFIAIPLIALVIAGGAFLYFAQGDTAQLPAGADVGAEPRFTTPRNEFFPTVNIAEVKPWKAGEKPVAAKGLVVERFAEGLSHPRSLLRLPNGDILTAETNSQPRPQTGIVSRVMNFLMNKAGAGVPSPDRISLLRDTDGDGKADTKTVFLSGLYSPYGMALIGDTLYVANTNALMAFPYKEGETKISDKGRKILNLPAQAPNMHWTRSLTVGPNGLLYVGVGSNSNIGENGLESEANRAAVLEVNPKTGDYRIYASGLRNPVGLAFEPRSGVLWGVVNERDMLGGDLVPDYLTRVEFGAFYGWPWNYWGGYEDRRVQPQRPEIREYTKRPDYALGNHVAPLGLSFSKDAQLGAAYGNGAFVGLHGSWNRKPAAGYKVVFIPFQDNGEVGKAKPTDVLTGFLDAQGAAHGRPVDVTVDAKGALLVADDVGGVVWRVTRAQ from the coding sequence ATGAAGAAGCATTTCATCGCCATCCCCCTCATCGCGCTGGTCATTGCCGGCGGCGCTTTCCTCTATTTCGCGCAGGGCGATACCGCCCAGTTGCCGGCGGGCGCCGATGTCGGAGCAGAGCCGCGCTTCACCACGCCGCGCAACGAGTTTTTCCCGACCGTCAACATCGCCGAAGTAAAGCCGTGGAAGGCCGGGGAAAAGCCTGTCGCCGCCAAGGGACTGGTGGTGGAGCGCTTTGCCGAAGGGCTGAGCCATCCGCGATCGCTGCTGCGCCTGCCCAATGGCGACATCCTGACGGCGGAAACCAACAGCCAGCCCCGCCCGCAGACCGGCATCGTCAGCCGGGTGATGAATTTCCTGATGAACAAGGCCGGCGCCGGCGTCCCCTCGCCCGACCGCATCAGCCTGCTGCGGGACACCGACGGCGACGGCAAGGCAGACACCAAGACGGTGTTCCTGAGCGGCCTCTATTCGCCCTATGGCATGGCCCTGATCGGCGACACACTCTATGTCGCCAACACCAATGCGCTGATGGCTTTCCCCTATAAAGAAGGCGAGACCAAGATCAGCGACAAGGGCCGCAAGATCCTGAACCTGCCCGCCCAGGCGCCGAACATGCATTGGACCCGCAGCCTGACCGTCGGCCCCAACGGGCTGCTCTATGTCGGTGTCGGATCGAACAGCAATATCGGCGAAAATGGTCTGGAAAGCGAAGCCAACCGCGCCGCCGTGCTGGAGGTCAATCCCAAGACCGGCGACTATCGTATCTATGCGTCGGGCCTGCGCAATCCGGTCGGCCTGGCGTTCGAACCCAGGAGCGGCGTGCTGTGGGGCGTGGTCAATGAGCGCGACATGCTGGGCGGCGATCTGGTTCCCGACTATCTGACCCGCGTCGAATTCGGTGCCTTCTATGGCTGGCCGTGGAATTATTGGGGCGGCTATGAGGATCGCCGGGTCCAGCCGCAGCGGCCGGAAATCCGCGAATATACCAAGCGCCCCGACTATGCGCTGGGCAACCATGTCGCGCCGCTGGGCCTGAGCTTCTCCAAGGATGCGCAGCTTGGCGCCGCCTATGGCAATGGCGCCTTTGTCGGCCTGCATGGCAGCTGGAACCGCAAGCCGGCCGCCGGCTATAAGGTCGTGTTCATCCCGTTCCAGGACAATGGCGAAGTCGGCAAGGCCAAGCCGACGGATGTGCTGACCGGCTTCCTGGATGCGCAGGGCGCGGCCCATGGCCGCCCGGTCGACGTGACCGTGGATGCCAAGGGTGCGCTGCTGGTAGCGGACGATGTCGGCGGTGTCGTCTGGCGGGTGACCCGCGCACAATAA
- a CDS encoding MarR family winged helix-turn-helix transcriptional regulator, with translation MNALASPQQAAQIDRPGIQPLSQWMRTLVDYVRSGKPDLTNRQMALMLTVYIGGGPHTVRGLAEQLHVSKPVITRALNKLSALGYLRRERDAADRRNIFITRTSKGAEFLDAFHHFIAGTARDDRPDQHRAERTA, from the coding sequence ATGAACGCGCTCGCTTCCCCGCAACAGGCCGCCCAGATCGACCGTCCCGGCATACAGCCGCTCAGCCAGTGGATGCGGACCCTGGTGGATTATGTGCGGTCGGGGAAACCCGACCTCACCAACCGCCAGATGGCCCTGATGCTGACCGTCTATATCGGCGGTGGCCCGCATACGGTCCGTGGCCTTGCCGAACAACTGCATGTGTCCAAGCCGGTCATCACCCGCGCGCTGAACAAGCTTTCGGCGCTCGGCTATCTCCGACGAGAGCGGGATGCGGCCGATCGGCGCAATATTTTCATCACCCGCACGTCGAAGGGCGCGGAATTCCTTGACGCCTTTCACCATTTCATCGCAGGAACCGCGCGCGATGACAGGCCAGATCAACACCGCGCGGAGCGCACCGCCTAA
- a CDS encoding DUF4163 domain-containing protein: protein MRAGWGNGTTGLLLAALLLSGCSRSQEDDPPGGNMPANATMRAFVDRMAGTTRPAAPPAKPFEQSDKTDLLEFLYAYPAQAAAIPTLVDRFARAMAENKADALKMATQDRDSAKKAGFPFHTHSRETRWSVMADTPRFLALESANYMYTGGAHGMTGYEALLWDKERRRETDFGALLTSEAAFAAAIHDSFCKALDRARAEKRGAPVVPGDDDFTKCIDPMKQVLAPISRDGKLIDGIQVTIGPYGAGPYAEGSYDIKLPIDAAIYKVIKTEYQDAVVRP from the coding sequence ATGCGGGCAGGGTGGGGGAACGGGACGACGGGGCTGCTGCTCGCAGCCCTGTTGCTGTCGGGCTGTTCGCGATCGCAAGAGGATGATCCGCCCGGCGGCAACATGCCTGCCAATGCGACGATGCGCGCCTTTGTCGACCGCATGGCCGGCACCACGCGGCCCGCTGCCCCACCCGCCAAACCATTTGAGCAGTCGGACAAGACCGATCTGCTGGAATTTCTCTACGCCTATCCGGCGCAGGCGGCGGCGATCCCGACGCTGGTCGATCGCTTCGCCAGGGCCATGGCCGAGAACAAGGCCGATGCGCTCAAGATGGCGACGCAGGATCGGGACTCGGCGAAGAAGGCCGGCTTCCCCTTCCACACCCACAGCCGCGAGACGCGCTGGAGCGTGATGGCCGATACGCCGCGCTTCCTGGCGCTCGAGTCCGCCAATTACATGTATACCGGTGGCGCCCATGGCATGACCGGCTATGAAGCGCTGCTATGGGACAAGGAGCGGCGGCGCGAGACCGATTTCGGCGCGCTGCTGACCTCCGAAGCGGCCTTTGCAGCGGCGATTCATGACAGTTTCTGCAAGGCGCTCGATCGGGCGCGGGCGGAAAAGCGCGGTGCGCCGGTGGTGCCGGGCGACGATGATTTCACCAAATGCATCGATCCGATGAAGCAGGTGCTGGCGCCGATATCGCGCGACGGCAAGTTGATCGATGGCATCCAGGTGACGATCGGCCCCTATGGCGCCGGCCCCTATGCCGAGGGCAGCTATGACATCAAGCTGCCGATCGACGCCGCGATCTACAAGGTGATCAAGACCGAATATCAGGACGCCGTCGTCAGGCCCTGA
- a CDS encoding leucyl aminopeptidase family protein: MTEFADLLKADNGQPARSIQLIEAAELDAWFTAQPERVRALISAQKFHAKPNEYAIIPGEGQSDWSVVAGVAKRDALGSWCLARLAESLPEGSYRLAEGNTGAAALGWLTAQYRFERYRRDEGATGPRVLLTSDVARIEAIVQQAEAVALVRDLVNTPAADMGPQDLEEAVRQLAQIHGGDVQVTRGDALEQGFPMIHAVGKAADKSFAPRLIEMSWGDPSAPRIAVVGKGICFDSGGLDIKPSSGMRLMKKDMGGAAHAIALARLIIGARLPVRLHLLVPTAENAISGNAFRPGDILRSRQGLTVEIGNTDAEGRLVLGDALTRAGEEKPELIVDFATLTGAARVAVGPDLPALFTNDEALATDIAAAGTAVDDPTWRLPLWDGYYDMLKSDIADLNNAGEGGFAGAVTAALFLQRFVPDGTAWLHLDTFAWRPAARPGRPKGGEALGLRAVFRLLQQRYDGAR, translated from the coding sequence ATGACCGAATTTGCCGACCTGCTCAAAGCCGATAATGGCCAGCCCGCCCGTTCCATCCAGTTGATCGAAGCGGCCGAACTGGACGCCTGGTTCACTGCCCAGCCCGAGCGGGTCCGCGCCCTGATCAGCGCCCAGAAATTCCACGCCAAGCCGAACGAATATGCGATCATCCCCGGCGAGGGACAGAGCGACTGGTCGGTCGTGGCCGGGGTCGCCAAGCGCGACGCGCTCGGCAGTTGGTGCCTGGCCAGGCTGGCCGAAAGCCTGCCCGAGGGCAGCTATCGCCTGGCCGAGGGCAACACTGGCGCGGCGGCGCTGGGCTGGCTGACGGCGCAATATCGGTTCGAACGCTATCGCAGGGATGAGGGCGCGACCGGCCCACGCGTGCTGCTGACGAGCGACGTCGCCCGGATCGAGGCGATCGTGCAGCAGGCCGAAGCGGTGGCGCTGGTCCGCGACCTGGTCAACACGCCGGCCGCCGACATGGGGCCGCAGGATCTGGAAGAGGCCGTGCGCCAGCTGGCGCAGATCCATGGCGGAGACGTGCAGGTGACGCGTGGCGACGCGCTGGAGCAGGGTTTCCCGATGATCCATGCCGTCGGCAAGGCGGCGGACAAGAGCTTTGCCCCGCGCCTCATCGAAATGAGCTGGGGCGATCCCAGCGCGCCGCGCATCGCCGTGGTCGGCAAGGGCATCTGCTTCGACAGCGGCGGCCTGGATATCAAGCCATCATCGGGCATGCGCCTGATGAAGAAGGATATGGGCGGCGCGGCCCATGCGATCGCGCTGGCCCGGCTGATCATCGGCGCGCGCCTGCCGGTACGGCTGCACCTGCTGGTGCCGACCGCCGAAAATGCCATCAGCGGCAATGCCTTCCGCCCCGGCGACATATTGCGCAGCCGGCAGGGGCTGACGGTGGAGATCGGCAATACCGACGCCGAGGGGCGCCTGGTGCTGGGCGACGCGCTGACCCGCGCGGGCGAGGAAAAGCCCGAGCTGATCGTGGACTTCGCCACCCTGACCGGCGCGGCGCGCGTAGCCGTCGGCCCGGACCTGCCGGCGCTGTTCACCAATGACGAGGCGCTGGCGACCGACATTGCAGCGGCCGGCACGGCTGTCGACGACCCGACCTGGCGCCTGCCGCTGTGGGACGGCTATTATGACATGCTGAAGTCCGACATTGCCGACCTGAACAATGCCGGCGAAGGCGGCTTTGCCGGCGCGGTGACCGCGGCCCTGTTCCTGCAACGCTTCGTGCCGGACGGCACGGCCTGGCTTCACCTCGACACCTTCGCCTGGCGACCGGCGGCCCGTCCGGGCCGGCCCAAGGGCGGCGAGGCGCTGGGCCTGCGCGCGGTCTTCCGCCTGCTCCAGCAGCGCTACGACGGCGCACGATAG